In Cellulomonas wangsupingiae, the genomic window CCGAGCCCATCCAGCGCAGGTCGTTGCAGATCTTGGTGAGGCTGACGGCGATGGTGCGCAGCGCGCCCGACAGCTCGACGAGCCCGTCGCGCGAGGACTGCGCCTCGAAGTGGTCGCGCGCCTCCGTCAGGGGCAGGCCCGTGTCCTCGACGAGCAGCGCGATCACCCGCTGCGGGAACCCGGCGGGGGTGTTGATGCCCGTGCCCACGGCGGTGCCGCCCAGCGGCACCTCGGCCGCGCGGGGGAGGGCCGCCTGCAGCCGCTCGACGCCGTAGCGGACGGCCGCGGCGTACCCGCCGAACTCCTGGCCGAGGGTCACCGGGGTGGCGTCCATGAGGTGCGTGCGGCCGGACTTCACGACCTGCGCCCACGCGGTCGCCTTCTCCTCCAGCGTGGCGGCCAGGTGCTCGAGGGCGGGGACGAGGTCGCGCACGACGCCGGCGGTCGCCGCCACGTGGACCGACGTCGGGAACACGTCGTTCGACGACTGCGACGCGTTGACGTGGTCGTTGGGGTGCACGTCGCGGCCCAGCAGGCGCGTGGCCAGCGTCGCGAGGACCTCGTTGGTGTTCATGTTCGAGCTCGTCCCCGAGCCCGTCTGGTACACGTCGACGGGGAACTCGCCGTCGTGGGCGCCCGTGGCCACCTCGTCGGCGGCCGCGGCGATCGCATCGGCCACGTCCCGCGGCAGCACGCCCAGCTCGGCGTTGGCCAGCGCGGCGGCCTTCTTGATGCGGGCGAGCGCCTCGATGTGGCCGCGCTCGAGGGTGCTGCCGGAGATCGGGAAGTTCTCGACCGCGCGCTGCGTCTGCGCGCGGTACAGGGCGGCCGCGGGCACGCGTACCTCGCCCATCGTGTCGTGCTCGATGCGGAACTCGGGCTGGGCCGTGCCGGCCGCGACGTCGGGACCGTTCGTGTCAGTCATGCGCCCATCCTTCCACCGCCGCGAGTCGGGTCGCGCAGGCTTCCGGTGGCGGAACGCTGCAGGTCGTAGTCGTATGTGAAGCACCGTTCGACCCTTCCGACGACGCGAGAGGTCAGGTACCCCGGTGCGACGACGCACAGCCCTCCTCGCCCTGGCGCTGGTGGCCCCGCTGGCCGCCTGCGCGTCGACCGAGGCCGGGCCACCCACGCTGACGTGGTACATCAACCCCGACTCCGGCGGGCAGGCGCGCATCGCCGCCGAGTGCAGCGACGAGTCCGACGGCGCGTACCGCCTCGAGGTGGCCCTGCTGCCGCGCGACGCCCCGGGCCAGCGCGAGCAGCTCGTCCGGCGGCTCGCGGCCAACGACACGTCGATCGACCTCATGAGCATCGACCCGCCGTTCGTCCCGGAGTTCTCCAACGCGGGCTTCCTGGCCGAGATCCCGGACGACGTGGCGCAGACCGTGACGCAGGACGTGACCGAGGGGGCCGTCGCGGCCGCCACGTACGGCGACGAGCTCGTCGTCGTGCCGTTCTGGGCCAACACGCAGCTGCTCTGGTACCGCAAGTCCGTGGCCGAGGCCGCAGGCCTGGACATGTCGCAGCCGGTCACGTGGGACCAGATCATCGACGCGGCCGAGCAGCAGGACGTCACGGTCGCGGTCCAGGGCACGCGCGCCGAGTCGCTCACCGTGTGGGTCAACGCGCTGGTCGAGTCCGCCGGCGGGCACATCCTCGACAACCCCGACGAGGAGGACCCGCAGGCGGTCACCCCGAGCCTCGACAGCGACGCGGGCCGCACCGCTGCGCAGATCATCTCGGACCTCGCCGCCTCGGGTGTCGGGGGGCCGCAGCTCGCCAACGCCGACGAGGACATCAACGCCTCGATGTTCGAGGGGGACTCCGCGGGCTTCATGGTCAACTGGCCGTTCGTCTGGCAGCGCGCCAACGCGGGCGTCGAGTCCGGCAGCCTCGACCAGTCGGTCGTCGACGACTACGGCTGGGCGCTGTACCCGCAGGCGGTCGAGGGCGAGGAGTCCCGCCCGCCGATCGGGGGCGTCACGCTCGGCGTCAGCGCGTTCAGCGAGAACCCCGACCTGGCGTTCGAGGCCGCGCAGTGCATCGTCCAGCCCGAGAAGCAGGCGGCGTACTACCTGTCGGACGGCAACCCGCCCGGGTCCCTCGTGGCGTTCGACGACCCCGAGGTGCAGGAGGCCTTCCCGATGGCCGACCTCATCCGTGAGTCGCTGCAGAACGCCGCGCCGCGGCCGCAGACGCCGTTCTACAACGAGGTGTCGACGAGCGTGCAGCGCACGTGGCACTCGCCCCGCAGCGTCTCCCCGGACTCCACCCCGGCCTCGGGCGACACGCTCATCACCGACGTCCTGCAGGGGAGGGCACTGCTGTGAGCGCCGCGACCACCACCGTCCCGGCCGCGGCTGACGCGGCCACCGGCGGTCCCCGCAAGCCGCGCCGGTCGGACCGGGCGCGCCAGGAGGCCCGGCTCGGGCTGCTGCTGTGCGCGCCCGCGATCCTCGTCCTCGTCGCCGTCGTGGGGTACCCGATCCTGCAGGCCGTCTGGGACTCGCTGTACAGCTACAAGCTCACCAACCCCGACGCGCGGCGCTTCGTCGGCCTGGAGAACTACGCGCTGATCCTGTCCGACCCGATCTGGTGGCAGGCGCTGTGGGTGACCGTGCTCATCACGGTCGTCACCGTGGTCGTCGAGCTCGTCCTCGGGTTCGCCCTGGCGCTGGTGATGAACAACGCGCTGAGCACCCTGCGTCCCGCGCTGCGCACGGCGATCCTCATCCCGTACGCGATCATCACGGTCGTCTCGGCGTTCGCGTTCCGGTTCATGTTCGACCTGACCAGCGGGTTCATCAACAGCTGGCTGCCGTTCGTGCCCGACGACGTGGACTGGTTCGCGTCGTTCGGCACCGCGATCACGGTCATCTGCATCTCGGAGATCTGGAAGACGACGCCGTTCATCTCGCTGCTGCTGCTGTCGGGGCTCGCACAGGTCCCGGGCGAGCTGCAGGAGGCGGCGAAGGTCGACGGCGCCACGTGGTGGCAGCGGATGCGCCGCGTGACGATCCCGAACATGAAGGCCGCGATCATGGTCGCGCTGCTGTTCCGGGCCCTCGACGCCTTCCGCATCTTCGACAACATCTTCATCATGACGAACGGCGCGGCCGGCACCGAGTCGGTGTCGTTCCTGGCCTACCGACAGACCATCCAGCGCCTGGAGATCGGCATCGGCTCGGCGGTGTCCGTGCTGCTGACGATCTGCGTCGCGCTCATCGCGCTGGTGTTCGTCAAGGGCTTCAAGGTCAACCTGGCGGCGTCGACGAGGGCGGGACGATGAGCGGGCGGACGAAGGCGTGGTGGTGGGTCGGCGGGATCCTGATCGTCCTGTACTGCCTGTTCCCGGTGGCGTGGATCGTGTCGCTGTCGCTCAAGGCGCCGGCCGACCTCGACGACGGGTCGTTCCTGCCCACGTCGGTGTCGTGGCAGAACTACCAGCTCATCCTCACCGGTGACGCGTCCGACCTGTTCCTGCCGGCGCTGCGCAACTCCGTGGGCATCTGCCTCATCGCCACCGGGATCGCGGTCGTGCTGGCGGCGCTGTGCGCGTACGCGGTCGCCCGCCTCGACTTCCCCGGCAAGGCGCTGGTGCTGGGCCTCGCGCTCGGGGTGTCGATGTTCCCCGTCATCTCGATCGTCACGCCGCTGTTCAACATCTGGCGTGCGATCGGGTTGTTCGACACGTGGCCCGGCCTGATCATCCCGTACCTGTCGATCACGCTGCCGCTGTCGATCTGGACCCTCACGGCGTTCTTCCGCGAGATCCCCTGGGAGATGGAGCAGGCCGCGCAGGTCGACGGCGCGACGACCGCCCAGGCGTTCCGCAAGGTCATCGTGCCGCTCGCCGGACCGGGCGTGGCGACCACGGCGATCATCGCGTTCTTCCTCGCGTGGAACGACTTCGTCTACGGCATCTCGCTGACGTCCACCGAGCGTGCCCGGCCCGTGCCGGCGGCGTTGGCGTTCTTCACCGGTGCCTCGCAGTTCGAGGAGCCGACGGGGGCCATCTCGGCCGCCGCGGTCATCGTCACCATCCCCGTCGTCGTGCTGGTCCTGCTGTTCCAGCGCCAGATCGTCGCCGGGCTCACCCAGGGCGCCGTCAAGGGCTGACCCGCCGTCGTAGGAGGAGGAGCGTCATGGCAGCGATCACGCTGAGCCACGTCGTGAAGGAGTACGGCGACGGGTACCCGGCCGTGAACGACGTCAGCCTGGACATCGACGACGGGGAGTTCGTCATCCTCGTCGGGCCGTCGGGGTGCGGGAAGTCGACCCTGCTGCGCATGGTCGTCGGTCTCGAGGACATCACGGGCGGCGAGATCTCGATCGACGGCGACGTGGTCAACGACAAGGCGCCGCGGGACCGCAAGCTGGCGATGGTGTTCCAGAACTACGCGCTGTACCCGCACCTGAGCGTGTTCGAGAACATCGCGTTCCCGCTGCGGCTCGACAAGGGCAAGTTCTCGGAGGCGGAGGTCCGCGAGCGGGTCGAGCGCGCCGCCGACACCCTGGAGCTGCGTGAGCACCTCGACCGCAAGCCCGCCAACCTGTCCGGCGGGCAGCGGCAGCGGGTCGCGATGGGGCGGGCCATCGTCCGCGAGGCGCGCGCGTTCCTCTTCGACGAGCCGCTGTCGAACCTCGACGCCAAGCTGCGCGGGCAGATGCGCACCGAGATCTCCCGGATGCAGCGCCGGCTCGGCACCACGACCCTCTACGTCACGCACGACCAGACCGAGGCGATGACGCTCGGCGACCGGGTGGCCGTGCTGAAGAAGGGCGTGCTGCAGCAGGTCGCCAGCCCGCGGGCGCTGTACGAGCAGCCCGTCAACCTCTTCGTGGCCGGGTTCATCGGGTCGCCGCCCATGAACTTCCTGCCGGGGGAGGTCGACGGTGACGTGCTGCGGCTGCCGCTGACCGAGGTCCCCCTGACCGACGAGCTGCGCGCCCGCATCGGCGACCGCCGGGTCGTCATCGTCGGTCTGCGCCCGGAGCACCTGGAGGACGCGGCCATGCTCGACGACGACACCCGCGCGGGCGGTGTGACGTTCGGGGCCGACGTGGACGTCGTCGAGTGGCTGGGCGCGGAGCTCTACGCGTACGTGCCGTTCGAGACGCACGCCTCGGTGGAGAAGACCCTCGAGGAGCTGGACCGCGACCTGGACGGCGAGGGCATGCGGACGCAGCTGGTCGCGGCGCTCGGGTCGGAGGCCCGGGTCCGCGACGGCGACACCGCCGAGCTGTGGTTCGACCCGGCACGGCTGCTGATCTTCGACCCCGAGACCGGCGAGAACCTCACCTACGACGAGGAGTCGGCCCGTCGGTCCGACGAGGAGAGCGTCGAGGAGCGTCGTCGCACCACCGAGCGCGCACGCAAGCGCGCGGAGCGCAGCGACTCGGCCGCCTGACGGGTCCGGGCCGGGGTCGAGCGGATCGACCCCGGCCGGGCGGACCGTCAGGACGTCGTCGGCGGGATGACCCCCATGCCGGCGCCGATGTCCCCGATGACGTGGGTGAGCCGGGCCTGACCGTCCGCCAGCGTGTACTCGACCGCCACGACCGCGCACCGACCCGCGGCCACGTCCTCGGCCAGCAGCACCGAGTACCCGTGGAGCTGGCGCGCCGTGTGCAGCACGTGCTGGTGCCCGAGCGTCGCCGCGTCGAACGAGTCGAGCGGGCGGCCGGACGCGGTCAGGCCCACGATCGACGGGATCACCCGGTCCACGACGGCCTGCACGAACCCGGGCGGGACGTTGCCCGTGGTCATCGCCTCGACGGTCGCCGCCACGGCACCGCACGAGTCGTGCGCGAGGACGACGACCAGCGGGGCGCCGAGCACGCGGACGCCGTACTCGATCGAGCCGATGACGGTCGTGTCGAGCACGTGGCCCGCGGTCCGGACGACGAACAGGTCGCCCAGACCCTGGTCGAAGATGATCTCCGCCGCCACGCGGCTGTCGGAGCACCCGAACACCACCGCGAACGGGTGCTGCTCGACGCTCAGCTCGGCACGGCGGTCGAAGCCCTGCGACGGGTGCTCCATGCGGTCCTCGACGAACCGCTGGTTGCCCGCGCACAGCTCGGCCCACGCCTGCGCGGGCGTCCGCGGCCTGACCTGCGCGGCGCTCACGCGCCCGCTCCGGTCGGCTCGGCGTCGAGCTCGGCGAGCGACGGCGGGTTGGCGCCCGACCGCGACACCGTGATCGCGGCGATGCGGGCGCAGCGCGTCAGCAGGTGCTCGACCGTCCCGGCGTCGACGTCGTGCAGGGCGGGGCGCTGCGCGGCCCCCAGCAGCCCGGCCGACCACAGGCCGTCGACGAGGCCCCCCATGAAGGAGTCACCGGCGCCGACGGTGTCGACCACGGTGACGCGGGGTGCGGCCACCGACAGTCGGGCGCCCGCCGACGTGCACGCGAACGCACCCTCGCCGCCGTGCGTGACGACCACCAGCGCGGGGCCCGACCGGCTCCACGCCTCGGCGATCTCCGCCGGGGCGACACCGGGCAGCAGCCACGCCAGGTCCTCGTCGCTGACCTTGACGACGTCCGCCGCGCGGACCAGTCGCTCGACGACCGGCAGCACGTCCGCCGGGTCGCCCATGAGCGCGGGGCGCAGGTTCGGGTCGTACGTGATGGTCGAGGCCGCGCGCCGGGTCTCCACCAGGTCGGCGACCTTGGCGCCGCCCGGGCGCAGGACGGTGGCGATCGAGCCCGTGTGGACGACGAGTGCGTCCTCGTCGTCCTCGTCCCACGACGACGGCAGGTCCCACTCGAGATCGAACTCGTAGGTCGCGACGCCCTGGGCGTCGAGGTGGGCGGTGGCGACGGGGGTCGTCGCCGGCGTGCGGTCGCCCCTCAGCACCCGGACGCCCGACGCGTCGAGGTGGCGGCGCACGAGGTCGCCGTACGCGTCGACGGCGAGCCAGGTGAGCAGGTCCACGCGGCGTCCGAGCCGCGCCAGGCCGAGCGCCACGTTGGCCGGGCTGCCGCCGGGGAAGACGTCGCGCGAGCCGTCGGGCCTCCGCACGGCGTCGACCAGCGCCTCCCCGACCACCAGGGCGCGTCCCTGCGTGCTGCCGGTCACCGGTCCTCCTCGTCCACGTCCGTCGCGCGGGAGGCGTCGTCGCCCGCGGCGCCGGCCGGTGCCGCACCGCGCGCTGCCGTCAGCCGTTCCCGCGCGCCGTCGAGCCACTGCTGGCACCGCGCGGCGAGCGCCTCGCCCCGCTCCCAGAGCGCCAGCGACTCCTCGAGCGTGCCGGCACCCGACTCGAGCCGCGCCACGATCGAGACGAGCTCGTCGCGCGCCTGCTCGTAGCCCAGCGTCGCGGGGTCGGGAGGGGTCGGGCCTGCCGGTGCGCCCGCCTCGGCGGGTGCCGTCGTGTCGTGTCCTCGTGCCACGGGCACAGTCAACCAGCCCGCACCGACGGGTCGCGTGCGGGCGTCCGTCCGTGGACGGCGGAGCAGCCCGGCGCCGGCCGGGGCGCGGCGGTCAGGTGCCGACGACGTCGGCCGCGAGCTCGCCCGCCGCCACGCGCACGCGCAGCCGGTCGCCCGCGGTGACGTCCTGCGGGCTGCGCACGACGACACCGTCGGCGCGCTGGACGACGGCGTACCCGCGCTCGAGCGTCGCCGCGGGGGACAGCGCACGGACCTGGCCGGCCAGGCGCGCCGTGGCCGTCGCGGCCTGCGCGAGGGCGGCGTCGAGGACCGCGCGCCCACGGGCCGTCTGCCGGTGCAGCGCGTCCTCGTGCGGGCCGACCATCGTCTCGGGGCGCGCCATCACCGGCCGCGTCCGCAGGTGCGTCAGCGTCGCCTGCTCGCGGGCGATCCGGTGCGTGACCGCCGCCCGGGTGCGGCTGCGCGCCTGGACGATCCGCGCGCGCTCCTCCGTGACGTCGGGCACCACGCGCTTGGCGGCGTCCGTCGGCGTCGACGCCCGCAGGTCCGCCACGAGGTCGAGGAGCGGGGTGTCCATGTGGTGCCCGATCGCGCTGACCAGCGGCGTCCGGCACGCGGCGGCGGCCCGCACCAGGGTCTCGTTGCTGAACGGCAGCAGGTCCTCGAACGACCCGCCGCCGCGCGCCACGACGACCACCTCGACGCGCGGGTCGGCGTCGAGCTCCGCGATGGCCGCGCCCACCTCGGGCACCGCGCTCGGGCCCTGCACGGTGACCCGGCGGATCTCGAACTGCACGGCGGGCCACCGGGCGCGCGCGTTGGACACGACGTCGTGCTCGGCGTCGCCCTGCTGCGCGCACACCAGCCCGACGACGGCCGGCAGGAACGGCAGGGGTCGCTTGCGCGACTCGTCGAACAGGCCCTCGGCCGCCAGCACGCCCTTGAGGTGCTCGATGCGGGCGAGCAGCTCGCCCAGCCCCACGAGCCGGACGCGGTCCGCCGCGAACCCGAGCGTGCCCTTCTTCACCTGGTACTGCGGGCGGGCGTGCACGACGACGTGCGCACCGTCGGCGAACCGGTCGCCCAGACTCATCGCCGCCACCGCGGGCAGGGTCACCGACAGCGACATGTCGAGGTCCGTGTCGCGCAGCGTGAGGAACAGCAGCGAGTTCCACCGCCGCACGTTGAGCACCTGCCCCTCGACCCACACGGGCGGCATCCGCGCCACGTAGTCCGCGACCTTGGGCGCGAGGTGCCGCACGGGCCACGGGCGTTCGGGCGTCGTGTCGGCGGCCTTGAGCGGCAGCGGCAGGGGTGCCGCGGGCGGTGGGGCGGGTGCGCTCGTCTCGTCCTGCACGCCCCCAGCCTGCCGCACGCCCCCGACACCGCCGACCACGGGTGCGCGTCCCGGTACGTGGGACACCGTCCTCGCGAGACCGGGCTCAGGTCGCTCACGCGGTGCCATGAGCGACCTGAGCCCGGTCTCGCGGGCCGGTCTCTCACCGGTGGCGGGGGAGGGGGGTGGAGTCGTGGAGGTCGGGGCGTCGTGGGGCGGGGGAGTCGTCGGGGGCGGGGGAGTCGTGGAGGTCGGGTGACGGCGGGCTGCGCCACCGGGCCGCGCGTCGGCCCCGGCCTAGACTGGCGGGGTGACCCACGCTGCCCCGGACCCCGTCGACGCGCACGCGGACGACCTGCGCGCCACGCGCAAGCGTGTCCTGCTCGCGGCGCCCCGCGGGTACTGCGCGGGCGTCGACCGCGCGGTCGTCGCCGTCGAGAAGGCGCTCGAGCACTACGGCGCCCCGGTGTACGTCCGCAAGGAGATCGTGCACAACCGCCACGTCGTCGACACGCTCGCCGCGCGCGGCGCGGTGTTCGTCGACGAGACGGACCAGGTGCCCGAGGGTGCGCGCGTCGTGTTCTCGGCGCACGGCGTCTCGCCGGCGGTCAAGGCCTCCGCGGCGGCGCGCAACCTGCAGACGATCGACGCGACGTGCCCCCTGGTGACCAAGGTGCACAAGGAGGCCGTGCGGTTCGCCGCGGACGACTTCGACATCCTGCTCATCGGCCACGACGGCCACGAGGAGGTCGAGGGCACGCAGGGGCACGCCCCCGAGCACATCCAGGTCGTGAACTCGCCGGACGACGCGGACCACGTCGAGGTCCGCGACCCGGAGCGGGTCATGTGGATCTCGCAGACGACGCTGTCGGTGGACGAGACCATGGAGACGGTCCGCCGCCTGCGCGAGCGGTTCCCGCACCTGCAGGACCCGCCGAGCGACGACATCTGCTACGCGACGCAGAACCGCCAGGTCGCGGTCAAGAAGCTCGCGCCGGCCTGCGACGTCGTCATCACCGTGGGGTCGGCCAACTCGTCGAACTCGGTGCGCCTGGTCGAGGTCGCGCTGGACGCGGGCGCCCGCTCGTCGTACCGGGTCGACAAGGCCGCGGAGATCGACCCCGCGTGGCTCGAGGGCGCGACGACCGTCGGGGTGACCTCCGGCGCGTCGGTCCCGGAGATCCTCGTGGCGGACGTCCTGGCGCTGCTCGCCGTGCACGGCTTCGCCGACGTCGAGGAGGTCCGCACCGCGACGGAGGACCTCATGTTCTCCCTGCCGCGCGAGCTGCGTGCCGACCTCAAGGCCGCCGGCGCCCCGGCCGACCGGCCGCGTCCCGACGGCCGCCGCCGCCTGGACGTCCAGCCCGTCTGAGGCACCGGCCGCGGCCCGTCACGCGCTCGAGGCGCCCGCGTCGGGGCGTGGCCGCGCCGCCGCCTCGTCCGCGAGGGCGCGGGCGTCACGCTCGGCCGTCCGGCTCCCGAGGGCCAGGTCGTCCAACGCGACGACCTGCTCCGACACCGACGCGACCAGCTCCGGTGCGCTCAGGGCCGTCAGCCGCGGGTCGGCGGGCGCCGGCGTGGGCAGGTCGCCGTCGACGACGTGCAGGTCGGCGAACCGGCGGGCGCTGACCAGCACGCGCGACTCGAGCGAGCCGACCGCCTGGTTGTAGGCAGCGGCCGCCGCGTCGATCGACCGCCCGAGCCTGGCCAGGTGGCCGCCCATCGTCGCGAGCCGCCCGTGCAGCTCCTTGCCGAGGGTGAGCACCTGCTGCGCGTTCGCGGCGAGCGCGTCCTGCCGCCACGCGTACGCGACGGTCCGCAGCAGCGTGAGCAGGGTGACGGGCGTCGCGATGACGACGTCGCGCTCGAACGCGTACTCGATGAGCGTCGGGTCCTGCTCCGCGGCCGCGTGCAGGAAGGACTCGGCGGGGACGAACATCACGACGAACTCGGGCGCGGGGGCGAACTGGTCCCAGTAGCGCTTGGAGGCGAGGTCGTCGACGTGCTTGCGCACGTGCCGCGCGTGGGCCGCGAGCCGCTGGGCACGGACCGTCTCGTCGTCCGTCTGCGCCGCGTCGAGGAAGCCGAGGAAGGCCACCTTCGCGTCGACCACCACCTGCTTGCCGCCCGCGAGGCGCACGACCATGTCGGGCCGCTGCAGGCCGTCGTCCGTGCGTACCTGCTCCTGCTCGACGAAGTCGACGTGGGCGATCATGCCGGCGGCCTCGACCACCCGGCGCAGCTGGACCTCGCCCCACCTGCCGCGCACCTGCGACGAGCGCAGCGCGGTGACCAGCTGCGACGTCTCGCCGCGCAGCTGCTCGGACGCCGTGCGCATCGCGCGGACCTGCTCGCCGAGCGCGGCGTTGCCCTCGATGCGCGCGCGTTCCGCCTCGACCAGCTCGGAGCGCACGTGGTCCAGCGTGCGCGACAGCGGCTCGACCATCGCGCGCACGGCCTGCTCGCGCTGCGCGAGCTCGCCCACCTGCGTCTGGTGCTCGGCGGCGAGCCGCTGGTGCGCCAGGGCGAGGAACTGCTCGCTGGTCGCCGCGAGCGCCTCGTCCGCGAGGGCACGGAAGCGGTCGCCGGTGCCGGCGCGCTCCGCCTCGAGGTGCGCGCGTGCGCGTGCGGCGTCGACCTCCGCGAGCCGCACCCGCTCCTCCGCGGCGCGTGCGGCGCGGGAGGAGGCCAGCACCCACGCGACGAGGCCGCCCAGCGCGGCGCCGACGAGCAGGACGCACAGGAGCAGCGGCACGGTGCGCAGGGTCGCGTCGGGGTCCATGCGTGCAGCGTGCCAGCCGCCACCGACATCGCCGCCGCGGCCCGCGGTGCGCCGCACACCCGTCTGCGGACGGAGGGGCCGGCTCCGTCCTGCGGCCGATCCACCCCGGTTGACCAGGCCCTATCGTCGGTCGCGTGACGACGTCAGCCCCCTTCCCGCAGCCAGGCCCCGGCGACACGCCGGGGCACGCACCCGGCACGACGCCTCCCGGCACGCCGCCGCCCGTCGCGGTCGCCCCCGCGATCGCGGTGCGCGGCCTGTGGCGCCGCTTCGGCCAGAAGGTGGCCGTCGCGGGCATCGACCT contains:
- a CDS encoding DNA recombination protein RmuC, whose product is MDPDATLRTVPLLLCVLLVGAALGGLVAWVLASSRAARAAEERVRLAEVDAARARAHLEAERAGTGDRFRALADEALAATSEQFLALAHQRLAAEHQTQVGELAQREQAVRAMVEPLSRTLDHVRSELVEAERARIEGNAALGEQVRAMRTASEQLRGETSQLVTALRSSQVRGRWGEVQLRRVVEAAGMIAHVDFVEQEQVRTDDGLQRPDMVVRLAGGKQVVVDAKVAFLGFLDAAQTDDETVRAQRLAAHARHVRKHVDDLASKRYWDQFAPAPEFVVMFVPAESFLHAAAEQDPTLIEYAFERDVVIATPVTLLTLLRTVAYAWRQDALAANAQQVLTLGKELHGRLATMGGHLARLGRSIDAAAAAYNQAVGSLESRVLVSARRFADLHVVDGDLPTPAPADPRLTALSAPELVASVSEQVVALDDLALGSRTAERDARALADEAAARPRPDAGASSA